From Anopheles darlingi chromosome 2, idAnoDarlMG_H_01, whole genome shotgun sequence, the proteins below share one genomic window:
- the LOC125959844 gene encoding trafficking protein particle complex subunit 10, producing MNCKPLVTYSGDARIFKTLEPHIVAALPSDSAEWKRSYGRPVKNVRVEVTFKPFEQGALDRYKEGKWNIVDHPVLHIYVTECNDLEAYRGSVKEEIDQWLKLLNGYGVTDWMILLVETLDVKKSKNILPRTTVLDKIRLEFGAKNGDRCLSILNPARFEMKATESFRCLLQRIRHLMLTGYNKSIVKYEELIRTNRENRIQENWSFIDYFLLQEQLAFVLEMLGQHSEALVQYDELDAMFSQFILNSVFGEKQKWLLIFDQPLYAFHGISLNPAKMMETRAKIVSRNVTLLEFRSYLFERQCLLLDAAGKPWEIAERLLPFLFSTLREIEALKLETPEGALACWEFVCALEVLHLCDKVQESKDIYKCSQFSAPIWNLAKDKLYGLGKQCGLLPGFVPTSEQLHTVLHLSAGMGDSLPETGQAAARLELQPELHVEPRPGKPHSPARKPKKSATDTLKEALGSNQAFTKLYLELSELAISTYKHVSRLRSARLVGLDLGNFYITLNEPQKAVNFFTDLLRELKQENWHYLASQTLLELASCYRKMEDNVNYTKTCCAIACCHDLELLVRTFYFDEFVKSLRTLQATRNVDIDALSVICTLEDHLRIERIHLESASIVQDEFIVVQLEFESNFPRELLAEQVLLSFEMNAKQQQSNAAELPSAGVKPSAEIGAQLPITLHLDYKQDNTLSGSSVACDTRTKQPVRRSSSTRRKISPTQRSDFTNCVSCERIVLQPGRNSLTLKTKATRVGTWSFRQLAVQIDSVEFLSEGLPPRLEHFETITKASIASLNFVNLVAGVEQPVELIIAAGSFRFPKDASATLRCSKNLRVRLQSQEKTAFERELIVPLNDFAPFEQRSIALEAICDLPGKREERAIEQKVSLQVPWSRNEIAIPLHFMPALIASCRLHSSGSRKFLQVVMKGVSDYRLVLREAQMTCSAAGVTIIDINPPEPQEMVMTKGLSISYLYELQVEALKAERELPIVNVDFRLRFADATVAIDARSYLPYSATFDVMDYTTLFTICAKVEPQELCRVNSVCHLNLRISKVHDNPFADLMYEVLADQNMWAVVGRTAGVISMEEVESHSITLDVLPLAAGFLPLPNIRLSKYISASKSKSDAHPRLQPFPPGQIYNSTKSMQIHVLASNTNSSDQVQ from the exons ATGAACTGCAAACCGCTCGTGACGT ATTCCGGCGATGCGCGTATCTTCAAGACGCTGGAACCGCATATTGTGGCGGCTCTGCCATCGGATTCGGCCGAATGGAAGCGTTCGTACGGGCGACCGGTGAAGAATGTGCGCGTGGAAGTCACCTTTAAACCGTTCGAGCAAGGTGCTCTCGACAGATACAAGGAGGGCAAGTGGAACATCGTGGACCACCCGGTCCTGCACATCTACGTGACCGAGTGCAACGATCTCGAGGCATACCGGGGCTCGGTGAAGGAGGAGATCGACCAGTGGCTCAAGCTGCTCAACGGGTACGGTGTGACCGATTGGATGATACTGCTGGTTGAGACGCTGGACgtgaagaaatcgaaaaacattCTACCCCGCACGACGGTACTGGACAAGATACGGCTCGAGTTTGGGGCCAAAAATGGAGACCGTTGCCTGTCCATTCTCAACCCGGCTCGGTTCGAAATGAAGGCAACGGAATCGTTCCGCTGTCTGCTGCAGCGCATCCGCCATCTGATGCTGACGGGATACAACAAAAGTATCGTCAAGTACGAAGAACTTATTCGTACGAATCGCGAGAATCGCATCCAGGAGAACTGGAGCTTCATCGATTACTTTCTGCTGCAGGAACAGCTAGCATTCGTGCTGGAGATGCTGGGCCAACACTCGGAAGCGCTCGTACAGTACGACGAGCTGGATGCCATGTTCTCCCAGTTCATTCTCAACTCGGTGTTCGGCGAGAAGCAAAAGTGGCTCCTCATCTTCGACCAGCCCCTCTACGCGTTCCACGGAATATCGCTAAATCCGGCCAAAATGATGGAAACTCGCGCCAAGATCGTTTCGCGCAATGTTACGCTTCTCGAGTTCCGGAGTTACCTCTTCGAGCGTCAAtgcctgctgctcgatgccgCCGGTAAACCATGGGAAATCGCCGAACGTTTGCTTCCGTTCCTTTTCTCTACACTGCGCGAGATCGAAGCCCTGAAACTGGAAACACCGGAAGGCGCACTGGCCTGCTgggagtttgtgtgtgcccTCGAGGTGCTCCATCTGTGCGATAAGGTGCAGGAATCGAAAGATATCTACAAGTGTTCCCAGTTTTCTGCTCCCATTTGGAATCTGGCGAAAGATAAGCTGTACGGTTTGGGAAAACAGTGCGGGCTGCTGCCTGGGTTTGTGCCCACTTCGGAGCAGCTGCATACCGTGCTACACCTTTCGGCCGGCATGGGTGACAGCTTGCCCGAGACTGGTCAAGCGGCTGCCCGTCTCGAGCTTCAACCCGAACTACACGTAGAACCGCGCCCCGGCAAACCGCATTCACCAGCACGGAAACCGAAGAAATCGGCAACCGATACACTGAAGGAGGCCCTCGGATCCAATCAAGCCTTCACCAAGCTGTATCTCGAGCTGAGCGAGCTGGCGATCAGCACCTACAAGCACGTGTCACGCCTCCGATCGGCTCGACTGGTCGGACTTGATCTGGGCAACTTCTACATAACGCTCAACGAACCCCAGAAAGCGGTTAACTTCTTTACGGACCTGCTCCGTGAACTGAAGCAGGAAAACTGGCACTACCTTGCCAGCCAGACGCTGCTCGAGCTAGCCTCCTGCTACCGGAAGATGGAGGACAACGTTAACTACACGAAAACGTGCTGCGCGATCGCCTGTTGTCACGATCTCGAGTTACTCGTACGTACATTCTATTTCGATGAGTTCGTCAAATCCCTTCGCACGCTTCAGGCGACCCGGAACGTGGACATCGATGCACTAAGTGTGATCTGCACGCTCGAAGATCACTTGCGCATTGAACGGATTCACCTCGAGAGCGCATCGATCGTACAGGATGAGTTTATCGTCGTGCAGCTTGAGTTCGAAAGTAACTTTCCACGAGAACTGTTGGCAGAACAGGTGCTACTATCGTTCGAGATGaatgccaagcagcagcagagcaatgCGGCTGAGCTGCCGTCCGCTGGCGTGAAACCATCGGCCGAAATTGGTGCCCAGCTACCGATAACCCTGCATCTCGATTACAAGCAGGATAACACACTAAGTGGATCATCCGTTGCGTGCGATACACGCACCAAGCAACCGGTtcgccggagcagcagcacacgacgTAAGATTTCTCCGACACAGCGATCAGATTTTACCAATTGTGTGTCATGCGAGCGGATCGTACTCCAGCCCGGCCGTAACTCACTCACGCTCAAGACGAAGGCAACCCGCGTCGGCACGTGGAGCTTCCGTCAGCTAGCGGTTCAGATCGACAGCGTTGAGTTCCTGTCCGAGGGCTTACCACCACGGCTGGAACACTTTGAAACGATTACGAAGGCCTCAATCGCTTCACTGAACTTTGTGAATCTCGTCGCTGGCGTTGAGCAACCGGTCGAACTGATCATTGCGGCCGGAAGCTTCCGTTTTCCCAAGGATGCCAGCGCCACGTTACGCTGTTCGAAGAATCTACGCGTGCGTCTACAGTCGCAGGAGAAGACGGCATTCGAGCGGGAGCTCATCGTGCCGCTAAATGACTTCGCACCGTTTGAACAGCGCTCGATCGCACTGGAAGCCATCTGTGATCTACCGGGTAAACGGGAGGAGCGTGCGATCGAGCAGAAGGTTTCGCTGCAGGTACCCTGGAGCCGAAATGAGATAGCAATCCCGCTCCACTTTATGCCCGCCTTGATCGCTTCTTGTCGTCTACACTCGTCCGGTTCACGCAAGTTCCTTCAGGTAGTGATGAAGGGAGTCAGCGATTATCGCTTGGTATTGCGCGAAGCACAAATGACGTGCAGTGCCGCAGGTGTCACGATCATCGATATCAACCCTCCCGAACCACAGGAAATGGTCATGACCAAGGGACTCTCCATTTCCTATCTGTACGAGCTACAGGTGGAAGCGCTGAAGGCCGAACGCGAACTGCCGATCGTGAATGTGGACTTTCGGTTAAGGTTTGCTGATGCTACGGTAGCGATCGATGCCCGCTCCTACCTACCATACAGTGCGACGTTCGACGTGATGGACTACACGACACTCTTTACGATCTGTGCGAAGGTTGAACCACAGGAGCTGTGCCGTGTCAACTCGGTCTGCCACCTGAATCTGCGCATCTCGAAGGTACACGACAATCCGTTCGCTGATCTGATGTACGAGGTGTTGGCCGACCAGAATATGTGGGCTGTCGTTGGTCGTACCGCGG GGGTCATCTCGATGGAAGAAGTAGAAAGCCACAGTATCACGCTGGATGTGTTACCGTTGGCCGCCGGCTTTTTACCGCTTCCCAACATTCGCCTGTCCAAGTACATCTCGGCAAGCAAATCGAAAAGTGATGCCCATCCACGCTTGCAACCGTTTCCTCCTGGGCAGATCTACAACTCAACTAAAAGCATGCAGATACACGTGCTAGCGAGCAACACCAATTCGTCTGACCAggtgcagtag
- the LOC125959873 gene encoding mediator of RNA polymerase II transcription subunit 21, translating to MADRLTQLQDTVNQQAEHFCNSIGILQQCSVPSKFAGFERTGSQTPQQQVQTQEDYPQLFSTLISRCAKDIDTLIESLPSEESSIELQVQSLQRLEQENKESAEKLEEIVRKGELLLEKIQAALSDIAQSQLDMQYSS from the exons ATGGCTGACCGACTAACTCAGCTACAGGACACGGTAAATCAG CAAGCGGAACACTTTTGCAACAGCATCGGCATCCTACAGCAGTGCTCGGTACCGAGCAAATTCGCCGGTTTTGAGCGTACCGGATCCCAAACGCCTCAGCAGCAAGTGCAAACGCAGGAGGACTATCCGCAGCTTTTCTCTACCCTGATCTCGCGATGCGCCAAAGACATTGATACGCTCATCGAATCGCTACCGAGCGAGGAAAGCTCGATCGAGCTGCAGGTCCAATCGTTGCAGCGGCTCGAACAGGAGAACAAGGAATCAGCCGAAAAACTCGAGGAAATCGTGCGCAAGGGTGAGCTGCTACTCGAGAAGATTCAGGCCGCCCTCAGTGATATCGCCCAGTCCCAGCTGGACATGCAGTATTCGTCGTGA
- the LOC125959857 gene encoding zinc finger protein 121-like isoform X1 — MTEILEGKCCVCGKSSHKMYPNLVKTRTKYSGTPLFDLLERITEQDLAEKYQSLTDSAACKSCMVKLNDYDATYTKALIIQKELLELLSNGSIGLSVDDDDDDKGEGTDDDNERDVLDKGDANGHETASDADLDEPVAATVEVVLQCKPQIPAISLSMNCKTCDESFANLEELKAHTHELIPVTNTKHLFIEPVTSISKVSSPAVSYTEEEFLDYDSEEIQVKEGKSIEIAQKDDSAISSQYECFYCDETFQTTGDRKWHIKQKHPTNGNHHTCKVCGLSLKSRAALSSHLQKHPREQSLSCKECKKQFSQMSTLRRHMAIHTRETPYQCDLCGKRYIHYSSFYMHQLAHRNIRAKKCEICGYGLRSGSHLARHMRAHSGEKPYACPECGQRFSQRYNMVSHAKTHQGIMRKRSPKRYPCTHCDETFLRKLLLTSHLQEMHGIKLEIVDNEIDSKQNIAVAE; from the exons ATGACCGAAATTCTCGAGGGAAAGTGCTGCGTTTGTGGCAAAAGTAGCCATAAAATGTACCCAAACTTGGTTAAAACACGTACCAAGTATTCCGGCACGCCTTTGTTCGATTTGCTGGAGCGCATCACGGAACAGGATCTAGCGGAAAAGTACCAAAGCTTAACGGATTCGGCTGCATGCAAATCGTGTATGGTGAAGCTGAACGATTACGATGCTACCTACACGAAGGCTCTGATCATCCAGAAGGAGTTGCTGGAATTGCTAAGCAACGGGTCGATTGGCCTAtcagtcgacgacgatgacgacgacaagggCGAGGGAACCGATGACGACAATGAACGGGATGTGCTGGATAAAGGAGATGCGAATGGACACGAGACTGCCAGTGATGCAGACCTGGATGAACCGGTAGCGGCAACCGTGGAAGTAGTATTGCAATGCAAACCTCAAATCCCTGCGATAAGTCTGTCGATGAACTGTAAAACGTGCGACGAGTCATTCGCAAACTTGGAAGAGTTGAAGGCACACACCCATGAGCTAATACCCGTGACGAATACCAAGCATCTTTTCATCGAACCTGTTACATCAATATCTAAAGTTTCTTCCCCTGCCGTGAGTTACACCGAGGAAGAATTTTTGGATTATGACTCGGAGGAAATACAggtgaaagaaggaaaaagtatTGAGATCGCACAAAAGGATGACTCGGCGATTAGCAGTCAGTACGAGTGTTTCTATTGTGATGAAACGTTCCAGACTACCGGAGATCGGAAA TGGCACATCAAGCAGAAGCACCCGACAAACGGCAACCATCACACGTGCAAAGTTTGCGGTTTATCGTTGAAATCTCGCGCAGCCTTGTCGAGTCACCTGCAAAAGCATCCTCGCGAACAATCGCTATCCTGTAAGGAGTGCAAAAAACAGTTCTCACAAATGTCCACCCTACGGCGACACATGGCGATTCACACACGGGAAACACCGTACCAGTGTGACTTGTGCGGTAAACGATACATTCACTACTCATCGTTCTACATGCATCAACTGGCCCACAGGAATATCCGGGcgaaaaaatgtgaaatttgTGGTTACGGTCTACGGTCGGGTTCACATTTAGCGCGGCACATGCGA GCTCACTCCGGCGAAAAACCATACGCTTGTCCCGAGTGTGGCCAACGTTTCTCTCAAAG GTACAACATGGTTTCGCACGCCAAAACACACCAAGGTATCATGCGCAAGCGCTCTCCAAAGAGATATCCGTGCACTCATTGCGATGAAACGTTTTTACGCAAGTTACTACTAACCTCGCACCTGCAAGAAATGCACGGCATAAAGCTAGAAATTGTTGATAATGAAATAGACTCCAAACAGAACATAGCGGTAGCCGAATGA
- the LOC125959857 gene encoding zinc finger protein 62 homolog isoform X2 produces MTEILEGKCCVCGKSSHKMYPNLVKTRTKYSGTPLFDLLERITEQDLAEKYQSLTDSAACKSCMVKLNDYDATYTKALIIQKELLELLSNGSIGLSVDDDDDDKGEGTDDDNERDVLDKGDANGHETASDADLDEPVAATVEVVLQCKPQIPAISLSMNCKTCDESFANLEELKAHTHELIPVTNTKHLFIEPVTSISKVSSPAVSYTEEEFLDYDSEEIQVKEGKSIEIAQKDDSAISSQYECFYCDETFQTTGDRKWHIKQKHPTNGNHHTCKVCGLSLKSRAALSSHLQKHPREQSLSCKECKKQFSQMSTLRRHMAIHTRETPYQCDLCGKRYIHYSSFYMHQLAHRNIRAKKCEICGYGLRSGSHLARHMRVSVMLTPAKNHTLVPSVANVSLKGTTWFRTPKHTKVSCASALQRDIRALIAMKRFYASYY; encoded by the exons ATGACCGAAATTCTCGAGGGAAAGTGCTGCGTTTGTGGCAAAAGTAGCCATAAAATGTACCCAAACTTGGTTAAAACACGTACCAAGTATTCCGGCACGCCTTTGTTCGATTTGCTGGAGCGCATCACGGAACAGGATCTAGCGGAAAAGTACCAAAGCTTAACGGATTCGGCTGCATGCAAATCGTGTATGGTGAAGCTGAACGATTACGATGCTACCTACACGAAGGCTCTGATCATCCAGAAGGAGTTGCTGGAATTGCTAAGCAACGGGTCGATTGGCCTAtcagtcgacgacgatgacgacgacaagggCGAGGGAACCGATGACGACAATGAACGGGATGTGCTGGATAAAGGAGATGCGAATGGACACGAGACTGCCAGTGATGCAGACCTGGATGAACCGGTAGCGGCAACCGTGGAAGTAGTATTGCAATGCAAACCTCAAATCCCTGCGATAAGTCTGTCGATGAACTGTAAAACGTGCGACGAGTCATTCGCAAACTTGGAAGAGTTGAAGGCACACACCCATGAGCTAATACCCGTGACGAATACCAAGCATCTTTTCATCGAACCTGTTACATCAATATCTAAAGTTTCTTCCCCTGCCGTGAGTTACACCGAGGAAGAATTTTTGGATTATGACTCGGAGGAAATACAggtgaaagaaggaaaaagtatTGAGATCGCACAAAAGGATGACTCGGCGATTAGCAGTCAGTACGAGTGTTTCTATTGTGATGAAACGTTCCAGACTACCGGAGATCGGAAA TGGCACATCAAGCAGAAGCACCCGACAAACGGCAACCATCACACGTGCAAAGTTTGCGGTTTATCGTTGAAATCTCGCGCAGCCTTGTCGAGTCACCTGCAAAAGCATCCTCGCGAACAATCGCTATCCTGTAAGGAGTGCAAAAAACAGTTCTCACAAATGTCCACCCTACGGCGACACATGGCGATTCACACACGGGAAACACCGTACCAGTGTGACTTGTGCGGTAAACGATACATTCACTACTCATCGTTCTACATGCATCAACTGGCCCACAGGAATATCCGGGcgaaaaaatgtgaaatttgTGGTTACGGTCTACGGTCGGGTTCACATTTAGCGCGGCACATGCGAGTAAGTGTAAT GCTCACTCCGGCGAAAAACCATACGCTTGTCCCGAGTGTGGCCAACGTTTCTCTCAAAG GTACAACATGGTTTCGCACGCCAAAACACACCAAGGTATCATGCGCAAGCGCTCTCCAAAGAGATATCCGTGCACTCATTGCGATGAAACGTTTTTACGCAAGTTACTACTAA
- the LOC125959853 gene encoding protein claret segregational, translating to MDSKIPKPSFLKKPAAISTLSLPGNARLPLSRDLLNVPSAINSTMFGMLKTRAASPELRSENYGAGRPEINRAKLRRSRSACDLNRRDFHRPKHVPSLSKPANINAKTVALMASSGLVRPVSANTGQQGKGNGNVGGGLLRRSRSVGDIAIKSNLSNASTTSSSTTSSLFKRPPTSSNGSSGVPAKMSKMTTGSASSQTGIFKSTGQKVVTKPGGVTAPLRKAAPASKVASMINGTGGTGRSGITVSSGPKVANGGATGAAAKQSAAKSMNKRIPPYDYKARFANLQEKHKLLVEKYEKLHEQHASRETLQEMYDECSQELDELKQRHEQLLCEMSSSLDEKRSLEASNAQLTTALERSEADLTMYRDKYATASKELVELKQQLVKLSERSNFFEMENLALLETNQRNAELLFQANIERKDLHNMVMDLRGNIRVFCRVRPPLLPSEEHRIECGWKYLDEQSLELLAMDGTGKRHEFSFDHVFHARTRQEDIFENVSPLIQSALDGYNVCIFAYGQTGSGKTYTMDGVPDSLGVIPRTVDLIFNAINDYKRFGWEYEIRVNFLEIYNEVLYDLLDTTGTTKELEIKMASAKNKTEVYVSNIIEETVESPARLHQLMSIAKMNRATAATAGNERSSRSHAVTKIMLLGTHQEKGETCVGSVNLVDLAGSESPKTSTRMDETKNINRSLSELSNVILALVQRHDHVPYRNSKLTHLLMPSLGGNSKTLMFVNVAPFQDCLTETVKSLRFASQVNSCKMQKVRKNKVLSSV from the exons ATGGACTCTAAAATACCGAAACCATCGTTTCTAAAGAAGCCCGCTGCCATCAGTACGCTCAGTTTGCCCGGCAACGCTCGGTTACCGTTAAGCAGAGATCTGCTTAATGTGCCATCAGCTATAAATTCGACGATGTTTGGGATGCTCAAAACTCGTGCCGCTTCTCCGGAACTACGTAGCGAAAACTACGGAGCGGGGCGACCAGAAATCAACCGAGCTAAATTGCGACGCAGCCGTTCGGCATGCGATCTGAACCGGAGGGACTTCCATCGACCAAAACACGTTCCCTCGCTCTCGAAACCGGCCAATATCAATGCCAAGACTGTCGCGCTGATGGCAAGCAGCGGTCTGGTGCGCCCGGTCAGTGCGAACACTGGCCAGCAAGGCAAAGGGAATGGAAACGTCGGAGGTGGGTTATTGCGAAGGAGCCGATCAGTCGGTGATATCGCAATAAAATCCAATCTATCGAACGCTTCCACGACGTCTTCGAGTACTACCTCAAGCCTCTTCAAGCGACCACCGACCTCTTCCAACGGTAGCTCCGGTGTTCCAGCCAAAATGTCCAAGATGACCACAGGATCCGCTTCCTCACAGACTGGGATATTCAAATCAACTGGTCAAAAAGTAGTAACGAAGCCTGGTGGCGTAACTGCCCCGTTGCGAAAGGCAGCTCCGGCCTCCAAGGTGGCCAGTATGATCAATGGGACCGGCGGTACCGGTAGAAGCGGCATAACGGTTTCAAGCGGACCGAAGGTAGCAAACGGTGGAGCGACAGGCGCCGCGGCAAAGCAAAGTGCCGCCAAATCCATGAACAAACGAATCCCACCCTATGACTATAAGGCACGGTTCGCTAATCTCCAGGAGAAGCATAAACTGCTGGTAGAAAAATACGAGAAGCTGCACGAACAGCACGCAAGCCGTGAAACGTTGCAGGAGATGTACGATGAGTGCTCCCAGGAGTTGGATGAGCTGAAGCAACGCCACGAGCAGCTACTGTGCGAGATGAGCAGTTCACTGGACGAAAAGCGCTCACTAGAGGCATCCAACGCACAGCTTACTACTGCTCTAGAACGATCGGAGGCTGATTTGACTATGTATCGGGATAAATATGCGACAGCCAGCAAAGAGCTTGTCGAGCTGAAACAACAGCTGGTGAAGCTATCGGAACGCTCGAACTTCTTTGAGATGGAGAATTTGGCGCTGCTagaaacgaaccaacgaaatgCGGAACTGTTGTTTCAGGCAAACATTGAGCGTAAGGATCTACACAACATGGTCATGGACTTGCGGGGCAACATTCGCGTATTTTGTCGCGTGCGACCACCACTGTTACCATCGGAGGAGCATCGGATCGAGTGTGGGTGGAAGTATTTGGACGAGCAGTCACTTGAGCTACTGGCCATGGACGGTACTGGCAAACGCCACGAGTTCAGCTTTGATCACGTGTTTCATGCTCGCACTCGGCAGGAAGATATCTTTGAAAACGTGTCTCCTCTCATTCAATCCGCCCTCGATGGCTACAATGTGTGCATCTTTGCATACGGCCAGACGGGAAGTGGCAAAACCTACACCATGGATGGTGTTCCCGACAGTCTGGGCGTGATTCCACGCACGGTTGATCTGATCTTCAATGCGATCAATGATTATAAGCGCTTTGGCTGGGAGTATGAG ATTCGGGTAAACTTTCTGGAAATCTACAACGAAGTCCTGTACGATCTGCTCGACACAACCGGCACGACAAAGGAACTGGAGATCAAGATGGCGAGTGCCAAGAACAAAACCGAGGTGTACGTGTCGAACATTATCGAGGAAACGGTCGAATCGCCGGCTCGGCTCCACCAGCTGATGAGCATTGCCAAGATGAACCGTGCAACGGCTGCGACAGCCGGTAACgagcgatcgtcgcgatcgcacGCCGTTACGAAGATCATGCTACTCGGTACGCACCAGGAGAAGGGCGAGACGTGTGTTGGTTCGGTGAATTTGGTCGATTTGGCCGGTTCCGAGAGCCCGAAAACGAGCACGCGAATGGACGAGACGAAGAACATTAACCGCTCGCTGAGCGAACTCAGCAACGTCATACTGGCGCTCGTGCAGCGTCACGATCACGTACCATACCGCAACTCGAAGCTCACACATCTGCTGATGCCGAGTCTGGGGGGTAACTCGAAGACACTGATGTTTGTGAACGTGGCCCCGTTCCAGGACTGTCTTACCGAAACGGTTAAATCATTGCGTTTTGCTTCTCAGGTCAATtcctgcaaaatgcaaaaagtaCGGAAAAACAAGGTTCTCAGCAGTGTGTAA
- the LOC125959865 gene encoding thialysine N-epsilon-acetyltransferase, with the protein MAPAAVEVRKTVREDLPEVIAMIQELADFEKMPDGPQLTVEDLVRDGGFGQPGERSGDGPVFHSFVLEQRLERSVDPAATATATAANQGTSTSTPPANCSAEPLTRNLIGYAICYYSYSTWQGKSLALEDIYIRPQHRGNGYGELFFRALARHARDSQCSRLDFHVLDWNPATRFYRRMGALDLTEAESWHFYRLQKDAIARLCGEE; encoded by the exons ATGGCACCGGCAGCGGTAGAGGTACGGAAAACCGTCCGCGAGGATCTCCCGGAAGTGATCGCCATGATACAG GAGTTGGCTGACTTTGAGAAGATGCCCGACGGACCGCAGCTTACGGTGGAGGATCTGGTGCGTGATGGTGGCTTCGGACAGCCGGGGGAACGATCAGGCGATGGGCCAGTGTTCCATAGCTTCGTGCTCGAGCAACGTCTCGAACGGTCGGTGGATCcggctgcgactgcgactgcgactgcggctAATCAGGGCACGTCGACGTCAACACCGCCAGCCAACTGTAGCGCCGAACCTTTAACCCG GAACCTCATCGGATACGCCATATGCTACTACTCGTACTCCACGTGGCAGGGCAAATCGTTGGCCCTGGAGGATATCTACATACGCCCCCAACACCGAGGCAATGGCTATGGGGAACTGTTTTTCCGGGCGCTCGCACGGCACGCCCGGGATAGCCAGTGCTCAAGGCTCGATTTTCACGTGCTGGACTGGAATCCGGCCACTCGGTTTTACCGTCGCATGGGTGCACTCGATCTGACTGAGGCGGAAAGCTGGCATTTCTATCGCCTACAGAAGGATGCTATCGCGAGACTGTGTGGCGAGGAATGA
- the LOC125959869 gene encoding uncharacterized protein LOC125959869, whose translation MSGFKAMESDWNSAEPYRAVPQMELGDPLESKPAVKHEESKQKSPQGNTFVQSMFDMTLITVNFCQICYILKVGPGLGMLYYLLLGLFGVSLVLLFLHGFMGLFERLRCSKPLPSGCFNCLYNSSLFMVVLIYLVNLVGNVLILKEAENKCQLMLEQLKLGPFAAITTDQPPNDS comes from the exons ATGAGTGGCTTCAAGGCGATGGAAAGTGACTGGAACTCGGCGGAACCGTACCGAGCGGTTCCACAGATGGAACTGGGAGATCCACTGGAG TCAAAACCGGCCGTGAAGCATGAGGAGAGTAAACAGAAAAGTCCGCAGGGAAATACGTTCGTGCAGAGCATGTTTGATATGACGCTCATCACGGTGAACTTCTGCCAGATCTGTTACATCCTCAAAGTTGGTCCGGGCCTGGGCATGCTGTACTATCTTCTGCTGGGACTGTTCGGTGTATCATTGGTGTTGCTG TTCCTGCACGGATTTATGGGACTGTTTGAGCGATTGCGATGCAGTAAACCATTACCGAGCGGTTGTTTCAACTGTCTCTACAACTCGTCACTGTtcatggtggtgctgatcTACCTGGTGAACCTAGTCGGCAATGTACTGATACTGAAGGAAGCCGAAAACAAGTGCCAGCTCATGCTGGAGCAGCTGAAGCTCGGTCCATTCGCAGCGATCACCACGGATCAGCCACCAAATGATAGCTAA